In the genome of Capricornis sumatraensis isolate serow.1 chromosome 4, serow.2, whole genome shotgun sequence, the window AGAACAATCTTATGGCATATTGAAGCCTTCTCCCAACTGGGATGTCTCTGGCAATACTTTCCCAGCCTACTTTTCTGACCTTGCCAGAATTTTTATAGACTATCTGATATCATTTAATTATGCCACTGTTTGCTTAAACAAGCTATAGTGAATTCTGTTGTTTGCAACTaggaaaatttgaaatatacatataaaaaatccCATATCCAGGTATATATCCTAAGAAAATACTCTCCAACATGTGTACAGTTATGTGCAAGAGTACCCATGGTAAATTTGATCATAATGCTAAAAAACTGGAAACGAACATGTCCagtagataaagaaaaaaaaattgcaatataGTCATGGTAGCATCTTGTACAGCAAGTAAAATGAATTAACTAGATCTGCGTATATCAGCCTGGATAGGTATCAGATGCACAATGCtgagtgggaatgtaaatgaCAGAATACTGCGTTCATTGATACCATTTACACAAAACTCAATATCCATATGCATACACATagtctatatatttatttttatacaaaatgtaaaaacaagacagaaaaaaatgtacCTAAGTTGGTGATAGCTATTGTACCTGGTAAGGGAGGGTAGAAAATGTAATTGAGGATAATAATAGaaatagctttcatttttttctagaattgttccatttatcttattttagaaaataaaatgtaaattacttctgaaaaaaaaaaaaagatcatacctgaatggcttagtggttttacTGACCTTATTCCACTTAAgcctgagttttgcaataaggagctcatgatctgagccacagtcagctccaggtcttgtttttgatgactttatggagtttctccatctttggctgcaaataaaataatcaatctgattttggtgttgaccattaaagtgatgtccatgtgtggagtcatctCTCGGGTTGTTGGAaaacggtgtttgctatgaactgtgtattcccttggcaaaactctgttagcttttgccctgcttctttttgtactccaagacaaATTTGTATGTTACTGCAGGTACctcttgactttgtacttttgcattccaatcccatatgattaaaaggacatccttttttgttttagttctagaaggtcttgcaggttctcatagaactgttcaacttcagcttctttggcattagtggttggggcatagacttggattactattatactgaatggtttgtcttggaaacaaactgatatcattctgtcatttttgaaattgcaccctactactgcatttcagactcttttgttgactatgaaggatactctatttcttctaagggattcttatccacagtagtagatacaatggtcatctaaattaaatcctcccattcccatctattttagtttactgattcctaagatgtcaatgttcacatttgccatctcctgcttgaccttGTGTgacttaccttgattcatggacctaacattccatgttcataTGCAATACTACTATTATGTGTTTAGTGTGCATATGAATCCCTGTAAAGCCAAAGATGATCAATatagctttttaaagaaatgttatatTGAATAAATCCCATATAACACATGAAAGACTAATCTTTGAGAGAGGgaacatatataaaaattctaaCTTTCAATAAGAATCACATAGAGAGAATAAGATGAATGCAATTTTtgtgaaatggaaagaaattttaTTCATAACCAAGTGCTCCACATATCTTGtaactttaaaatgtcttttcacaCTTTTCACTCATAGCAATGCTAATCATACAATGAGAGTAATAAATTTTTTCGTAAGATGCATTTGTGAATTCTCAAAACAAGTCTCTTAGGTAAATGTTTGAGGAAGGGTAAAATTGAAGTTTAATGATCCCCATTTCCTTCTGTGTAGACAGTTGAAAGTCATGTCTCTTGGACCTTTTTGTATTATAATCATCTTTAGATATTCCTAttcccttatttttttaaaaaaattttctcttgtATCTCCATTTCTCATTCCCATTCTTCCATTGGCAGCCctctttattgtttttaaagtttattttttatttgcatttgtttttctgcaaaatatatttgaatggATCTAGCAAAGCTATCTATTGCTagtaatttctgaaaatattattttcaccCAGTAGCATTAATCTCCAAGGTATATGTCCATTCCAATGTATGGCACAGCCTCTCCCATATAATAGAAGTATAACTTCAAGGAAACTCTTTAAAAGTTTAtgtgtattactttttaaaaacatcagttaAGACAATGCATAAAATAGTCTTCAGTAATAATGATAAATCATTTTTAACAATGACAATATAACTATAAAACAGTAGGATGTTTTAATTGAAAAGtgtaaaatgtattatttgggcttcccaggtagcacagtggtaaagaatctgcctgccaatgcaggagatgcaagaaatgcaggtttgatctggATCTGGTAGATCtagtagatcccctggagtaggaaatggcaacctactctaatattctttcctggaaaattccatggacagaggaggctgccaggctatagtccatggggtcacaaagaatcagacatgactcagagcacacatgtacacactcacAAATGTATTATTTAGCAATAAGTGATTGCAGTGGGAAAATATACACTCCGAACTTTTGAAGCTATGAAATGTCAAAACACAAAAGAATGCTTCATAATATAAAGAAAGCAATTCAAATTGAGAAGGGAGAGAGTGAAAGCAGTCATCTATCACCACTCTCTCAACATCAAAAAGCTCAGCCTCTGTACACTGGTGTCATGTTAAATcttagagacagagttttggatgAAGTAGAAAGAAATAGCTCATTGGTTTTTTAAGTAAAGGGAACTAATGTCCTCAAAAGTGTGCATCCCCACATGAAGAGGGTAGTAAGGAGTTTTATAGTAAAGGTTCAAAGAGCAAGGCACAGTCAACTTGTGGACTTTCTTCTGACTGGATGTTGTTGAGGTAATGGGGAGTTAGCATTGTCAGCCTTCTGGGTCTAACGGGTCATGTGAGGTCAATGTGCTTGTAAGCAGCACAGAGATAATTTCTTCCATACAGTGGGCGTTTCAGTATCTGAACAACAGGTCAAAGGACATGGTTCAAGATTATTATCTATAGTCTTTCAggaagaactaaaggtccttgactttgtttaatgggtcagttagtcagttcagttcagccgctcagtcgtgtccgactctttgcgaccccctgaatcgcagcacgccaggcctccctgtccatcaccaactcccggagttcactcagactcacgtccatcgagtcagtgatgccatccagccatctcatcctctgtcgtccccttctcctcctgcctccagtccctcccagcatcagagtcttttccaatgagtcaacttttcacatgaggtggccaaagtaccggagtttcagctttagcatcattcctcccaaagaaatcccagggctgttattcttcagaatggattggttggatctccttgcagtccaagggactctcaagattctcttccaacaccgcagttcaaaagcatcaattcttcagcactcagctttcttcacagtccaactcacatccatacatgaccactggaaaaaacatagccttaactagatggacctttgttggcaaagtaatgtctctgcttttcaacatgctatctaggttgattataacttttcttccaaggagtaagtgtcttttaatttcatggctgcagtcaccatctgcagtgattttggagcccccccaaaataaaatctgatattgtttccactgtttccccatccatttcccatgaagtgatgggtaaAGTATCATTATTTTGTCTTGCCTGACTGTTTTAGTTTAATTCTGCATTTATTCACTGCTCTGATTCAATTTGTTCTTTGACTAACTTTTTTCTAGAGACAAAAGTTAGACAGAGCACATGGTTGGTGTTTTCTTAGGAGGTCTCATAAGATTTTGCTTAGTGACAGTTTTATGTcaaactgaaataaattaaaaattgattgaagaaatatatacatgcatttcAAAGTTATGTTTTCCCTAAGCACAACTTATAAATTCTATacttagaaagggaaaaagttaaaaaatcaaCTGTGGCTGACCGATTCTAATGACTGCAGAACTTTGTGGTATCTGTTTGTGCTAACTTGCCATATAGTCTTTTAACTGGTTCTTAAGTTTTTGTTATtgcttgtttatttcattttccactCCACTTGGACCAAAGCACAGATTAAATAAAGCCATTTCTCTACACTTTATTCTCCATTTCATTTCTCTCtgttctaatctttattattttcctataCTTCTATATTATCTTACTTTTCCATGTTTTAGGTTTAGTTTTTCCTTTGTCTAGTTCCTCAAATTGTAAGTTATGCTCGTGATTTAAGATCTCTTTTCTTTATTGATGGGTATTTACATACCTAAGTCTCCCTTGAGCACTGCCTTTCTTGTCACTTGGGCCAGTTTTGAAAGTTATGCTTTGATTTACAGTCATCtctaagtattttctaatttcatttgtatttcttctgtggCTTATTAGttgtttattttgtgttatttaaaatatttacatattttactaTTGATATCTAGCTTCATCTCATTGTAGTCAGAGTAAATACGTTATATGATGTCAATGTACtaaatttgttgagacttgttATGTGACCTTTGATGGAAGTGAGTAGAGAGGCCATTACCTTGGGGGCTAGAGATGCTGCTGCCACTGGGGGTGAAGAGACAACTTTTGCTGGATTGGATTCTGCAGTTAACCTTCAGCAGTTTCTTCCCTGAAGTTATAGAAGATGAGGCTCTCCTTCAGAGCAAAATGGAACTTTTAGGTCATAAATGTGGTACCTGAGCTGGGAATTTGAGTACCCTAACTCATCCTTTCCCTCACTACTTTTATTAATGAATTTAAGAATAACCACCCAAAGTCATTATATCCCTTAGTTTTCAAAACATGTTCAAAAATATCAGAGTCACTTAGCATCTTTTTTTATGTTTGGTGATTTATTAAgagttgttcttgttgttcagtttacccagtcatgtctgactctttgcaaccccatggactgcagcatgtcaggcctccctgtccctcaccatctcctggagtctgcccaagttcatattaattgcatcggtgatgctgtccagccatctcatcctctgacattctctctccttctgtccttgatctttcctagcatcagggacttttccaatgagttgtctgtgcacatcagatgaccaaaatactggagcttcagcttcagcattggtcctttcagtgaatattcagggttgttctCCCTCAGGATtgataggtttgatctccttgctgtccaagtgactctcaggagtcttctccaacaccacattttgaaggcatcaattcttcggcatccagctttgtttatggtccagttctcagaACTGTATGTGAGCACTAGGAAGGCCATAGtcttgactatttggacctttgtcagcagagtaatgtctctgcttttgaacacaccattgcttcttgatccacatacaagtttctcaggaggcaaatgaGATAGtctggttttttaaaattctctttaagaatttttcggAATTTGTcatgatgcacacagtcaaaggctttattgaagtcaatgaagcagaagtagatgttattctggaatttccttacattttctgtgatccaatgggctgtttgatctctggttcctctgccttttctaaatccagcttgtacatctggaagtcctcagttcacttactgctgaagcttagcttgaaggattttgagcataactttactggcatgtgaaatgTGTGGAAGTGTATggaaatttgaacattctttagcattgcccttctttgggattgtaatgaaaactgacttttaccAGCCCTTGGCCGctgatgaattttccaaatttgctggcatattgagtgcaacgtTTTAACAGCATAaccttttaggatctgaaatagcttagctggaattcaatcacttgcactagccttgttcatagtaattcttcctagtgctcacttgacttcacactctaggatgtctgactGTAGATGAGTGACAGCATCAGGGTTACCCAGATCATTAAGaccctttttttgtatagttctgtgtattcttgccccttcttcttaatctcttctgctcctcttatgttcttaccatttctgtccttaattgtgcccatccttgcaggAAGTGTTCccctgatatctccaattttcttgaagagatctctagtctttcccattctactcttttcatccatttctttgcactgttcatctaacaagacctttttaaaaaatctctccttgctttttggacctctgcattcattgagtatattttttcctttctcccttgcatTTTGATCCTCTTCTTTccgtagttcagttcagtcactcagtcgtgtccgactctttgtgactccatggactgcagcacaccaggcttctctgtccatcaccaactcctggagtttgctcaactcatgtccatcaagtaggtgatgtcatccaactatcttgtcctctgtcctccccttcttctgacttcaatgtttcccagcatcagcgtcttttctaatgagtcggttctttgcatcaggtggccaaagtattggagcttcagcaccagtctttccagtgaatattcaggactgatttcctgtaggattgactggttcgatctccttgcagtcttcaGCTCATTGTAaagactcctcagacaaccactttccttcctgaatttttttcttggggatgattttgttcactgcctcctgtacaatgttacagacCTCAAttgatagttcttcaggcactctagctatcagatctagtcccttgaacctgttcacctccactgtataatcataagggatttgatttagttcatacctgcatggtctaatggttttccctactttcttccactcaagcttgaattttgcaataaggagctcatgatctgagtcacagtcagctccaggtcttgtttttgctgactgtatagagtttctatatttttggctgcaaagaatataatcaatttgatttctctATTGATTATCTgatgatgtccctgtgtagagtcatctcaTCATGGTAAAGGGGTtcgcataactcaatgaagctatgagccatgctgttcagggccacccaagatggatggatcatagtgaagagttctgacaaatgtggtccactggaggagagaatgacaaaccactccagtattattgttcatggggagaaccccatgaacagtatataaagttattatcctccaattaaaaaaatcccCTTGAGGCATATTGCAGTAGTTCTTTTTCAATGTGGTATAACATCTCAATGTACAGTTATGCCAAAATTGATTGGTACTGCTGTTAATGTACACAGAAGATACCAGCTCTTGGTTAACACAAATAATCTAATAAGAATATCTTGCATATAATTCTTGTATACAATTGTGTACATTTGTGGTGGTAATATACCTAAGACTCAGTTGTTAGTCATGCAGGATATTTTATAAAGTGTGAGTACTCCTGTGAGAAGTGTGTAAGGATTCTTGTTTCTTCACATctccctgggggcttccctgggggatcagatggtaaagaacttgcctgcaatgctgaagacctgggttcaattcctgggttgggaagatcccttggaggagggcatggcaacccactccaatattcttgcttggagaatccccatggagaatCCACATCTCATTAAGAATCTGTATGGATGCCTCTTTGTGTGTCTGTAGTCATATCTCATTTTCGTATGCTTAATTgccatttagtttttttttttttcttcacaccctgcatgacagactttattttcttggtctcccaaatcactgcagatgagactgcagtcatgaaattaaaagacgcttgctccttggaagaaatgctatgatgAAACtggatagtatattaaaaagcagagatgttactttgccaacaaaagtccagatAGTCAAAGTTTTTCTaatatcatgtatggatgtgaaatttggaccataaagaaagctgagtgccaaagaactgttgcttttaactgcagtgctggagaagtctctttagagtcccttggactacaaggagatcagcagtcaatcctaaaggaaatccacactgcatattcactggaaggaatgatgctgaggctctaatactttggccacctgatacgaagagttgactcattaggaaagatcctggtgctgggaaagattgagggcatgaggagaaggggaggacagaggatgagatggttgaattgcatcactgactcaatgggtatgaatttgagcaagctccaggagatagtggaggacagggaagcctggcgtgctgtagtccatggggtcacagagtcggacacaactgaacgactgaacaacacaatGGCGTgaaagatcttagttccctgaccaagaatggaCCTGTGCTGCCTACAAAGgagtgtgcagtcttaaccactggacaagcaGGAAAATCAcaagatatttcttttcttttctttttttaaaattgttatttttactttattttactttacaatactgtattggttttgccatacattgacatgaatccaccacgggtgtatatgcattcccaaacatgaaaccccctcccacctccctcctcaagTGAAGTACCTGCTGAagatatttctttacttttaaaatcgATGTTATTAGAGTACAATGTATACACAATGAATTGCAACCATTCTAAGTATAAAGtttgagaaattttgaaaaatacatctATTTTAATAATCACCACACCACAAGTTGCTAAGACCTATGATAACTGTGTTTAACTTTATGTGAAGCTGTATCATTTCGTGTATGCCCGACAGCACTGCATGATAGTTCCAGTTGCTCTCTGTCCTCGTTACGACTTATATTGTCAGCCTACATTCTAATTGTGACCATCCTAGTGAGTATTAGACTTGTTTCAATATGAGTATTATAATGTTAATAATATTGAGCTTCTTTCCATGTGCTAACTTGCTATTCATGCAATTCCTTTGAAAGTGTCTGCTAAATTTTcctgataatttttatttctttgagctTTGGTAGTAAATTGTTAAGGATGTTTGCATGTGTGATCATGAGGGCTGTTGGGCTACaattttattcttataatttCTTTGCCTAGTATTTGTATCAGGTTTATATCAACTTCACAAAAGactaaaaatgtataatttcttCATGTGTTCTGAAACAATATTCATAGAATGCATTATTTATCCTTTTGATGGTATTCATCAACATCATTTTGAGGCAATATGGTTTTgatgttttctttgggaaaagatTTTTAGATATTAATTcaatttctaaaactgaaaagtacccatattttctgtttccttttgggTCACTTctcaaattttatcttttaactaACTATTCTATTTCATCTAAGTTTTTGACTATATTGGTTTAACATTCCTTATAATCTTCCCTTATTAATATGTTCATATCTGGAGAATCAACAGATGGATTGTAGCTAGACATAATGTGGTGATCATTTTagcatgtataaaaatatcaaaccattctgttgtacacttgaaagtaaTAAATACTGTACatcaattataattcaataaaaatggcTTCCCTATACCAATATTATGAAATATCTGGGAAAATCActtaaagaagtaaaaggaatgacTTGATGATGGTAGGTTCTCATTAAAGAATTATGAGTGATATATTTTGTTCCCCATAAAGCAATATTCAATAGTTAGTTGTTTAGTATATGaatggaaaggaaaattaaagattaaatgGTTCTGAAGTCAATCTGCTTGGTTACAAGCTAAGAAGTTACAATATAGTTTCTTGGCTTTATGTAAATGATTAGATAGATGTATATCCTTTCAGTTGATTTATCaacatgtttattttactttcttaagaGAAATGCAGTTTTTTTTCAGTGAGTCTTTAAAGGCTTTTTAAACTTGCTTATTTCTCAAAGTATATATAAAAGGATTCAGTATTGGTGATATGGAAGAAATAAGCAGTGACACACCTTTGTTAACATTTCCCTCTTTTGCAGATGGTTTGACATAGATGAAGATGCAACTGCCATAAGAGATGGAAAGTACAATCATGTGGGAAGAACAGGTAGAAAaggctttttttctttgctgaagaGAAGGGAATTTAAAAATTGTCCTTATGATGTATATATAGGAGAAAACTACACATATGAGAGTGATGATGAAGATCAGTACAGAACAGGCTATTACCATCTGCTCAATTAACCATGTGTCTGAGCTTGAGATCTTCAGGAGAGGTGATGCATCACAGCCAAAATGATCGATGACGTTAGAGTCACAGAATTCCAGATGAAAACCTAAGCTGAGTGGTGGGAGGATAGTCATAAGTGCCACCATCCAGCAGCAGATGATCATTGTTTTGCCCAGTTTGTTGCTCATGATTGTCATATAATGCAAGGGTTTGCAGATGGCCACGTAGCAATCATATGACATGGTTGCCAAGAGAAAAAATTCAGTTACCCCAAAAAGATatgtaaaaaataattgaatCCCACATGCATTATAAGTAATGGTTCTGTCCCCAGTTGATATACTGTATAGGAATCTTGGAATACAGGAGGTTGTGAATGAGATTTCTAAGAAAGAtaaattttggaggaaaaaatacaTGGGTGTTTTAAGGTGAGGATCTACCAATGTTAGGGTAATGATGGTCAGATTTCCCATTATACTCAAAATGTAggtgagaaatagaaaaataaaaagcaaaacttgcaACTGAGGATCTTCTGTTAGTCCTAGAAGAATGAATACTGTTACAGTGGTGTGATTTCTCATTATTGACTCCTGGATTTTGCCAAACCTACCTGTAAATGTCAGAGAGATTTGAATTGCAGAATTCAATGACATCAGCCAATAATGAACACTCTCTTGCTTATTTGGCTCATCCAGCATCCATGGTTTTTACTTACTGAGTGAGCTGAGCCACCTAGTCTATTTATACATAATGaccaaaggaaattattttataaatgttaatttggagatctaaccagtccatcctaaaggagatcagtcctgggtattcattgcaaaggctgatgttgaagctgaaactccaatacttaggtcacctgatgcgaagagctgactcattggaaaagaccctgatgctgggaaagattgagggccggaggagaagggaatgacaggatgaaatggttggatggcatcacagactcaatggacataagggtgggtaaactctgggagttggtgatggacagggaggcctggagtgctgtggttcatggggtcacaaagagttggacacgactgaactactgaactgaactgaatttttgaattacagtccaattttatatttttagaagtttttttttttttttttagattccacatatagttGATACCAtagggtgtttttctttctctgtttaacTTATTTTACAAAGCTTTGAACAAtgtctttccctcttttctctaAGCAAGTAAATCCTGTCTTCTTCTACTATTGGTCTAGCCGACTGGGTGAAATGTCCACAGCTGACAGACCCCCATCACAGACAAGAATATTAATTGAGGCTCAGGGTAGATAAAATTTTATGGAAGACTGATACGCTCTTGGACAGTGCATTGTCATCTGTTGGTGACCATAACTCACAATGAGAATCTCTGTCTTTTTAGTCCTTTTTCACCACCAGTAGTTCCCTTCATATTTGATTCAGTTTTGCTTGGGTCTTAAAACAATTTCATCTTAAAAAATCAATCTTTTGCTTTTATCTGCATTCAGTCTAACATAAGcattaaatgtttattaatgaTCATGTATTCAAATTAACTAAAATCTTCTTTAAGAATTTAActttcacaaaatattttaattttgcaaaagatcaaaaatgtataaaatctcTGCTATTGATCTGTACAGGTGTgcaatggattttattttttgtgtgtctgtgtttttttgggggattttatttctaaatattcaaCAAAAATCCTATTAATGGTTTCTAAGAGCCATCATTCTAGCAAAATGACTGGGTTATTCCTGTCAAATGCTAACATTAGTATTCATTGCAGTGTTTGGCTATTTGAGTATTACATggaagagagggataaattggaagattgggactgacataaatataccactatatataaaatagatgatgaGCTtgtgcttggttgtgtccaactctttgcgaccccgtggactgtagcctgccagggtcctctgtctatggggattatccaggcaagaatactggagtgggttgccatgccttcctccaggggatctgcccaacccagggatcaaatccagatctcccgccttgcaggcagattctttaccaactgagccactagggaagcctaagaatactggagttatactggagttggtagactatctcttctccaggtgatcttcctgacccagaaactgaCCTGGGGTCTttttcactgcaggtggattctttaccagctgagctaccagggaagcccagataagtAGCAAggatttattgtatagcacaggactCTACTAAATACTCTGCAATGgcctatatgagaaaataatcttaaaagtgtggatatatgtatatgtataactgattcaccttgctgtacagcaggaactaacacaacaatgtaaatcaactacactctaagaaaagtttttaaaaaatgaattaaaaattctaACACTTTGCTTAGAGAAATCTATCATAACATTCCTCATCCACCTTCCACTTTCTGCCAGAGTATACATGTACATACTGTGTATATAACGGAAGCAGCAAACAATTTCATACTTACCCTTTAAGCAATAAATTATTTCATGGCACCTGTTGGTAGTTTATTTGAAGATACACACACTGAACAGGAATATGCTAGAGGAGATGTGTGACTGCTAAGTTTTCTCAGGGAACCACACTCAGCTAGAAAATCTCTGAAAATGCTCAGAGCCCTCCTATACCACACAGAGCATCCTCTGTGAGAGGCCCTATGCCATTTTACTCCAAGAATATACGTTCTTCTCTTGCTAGCTAAAAGGAAAGAATGTCTTGTCTACAGGGCTAGGTGTACCATAGGTGACTAAATAATTAGGGGTAATTGATCTGCTGAACTTATTAATCAGGAAAATGTATTTGGCACCAAATATTATGGCTAGTTAATTTGTGTATCCCACTTATAGCAATAGTCAATAGAATCAACAAACAAAAGAGTCCTTAGAGACCCAGGTTTAAAAGTCACTAAGGGATAAAAAGTTT includes:
- the LOC138078276 gene encoding olfactory receptor 6C68-like; amino-acid sequence: MRNHTTVTVFILLGLTEDPQLQVLLFIFLFLTYILSIMGNLTIITLTLVDPHLKTPMYFFLQNLSFLEISFTTSCIPRFLYSISTGDRTITYNACGIQLFFTYLFGVTEFFLLATMSYDCYVAICKPLHYMTIMSNKLGKTMIICCWMVALMTILPPLSLGFHLEFCDSNVIDHFGCDASPLLKISSSDTWLIEQMVIACSVLIFIITLICVVFSYIYIIRTIFKFPSLQQRKKAFSTCSSHMIVLSISYGSCIFIYVKPSAKEGNVNKGVSLLISSISPILNPFIYTLRNKQV